DNA sequence from the Dreissena polymorpha isolate Duluth1 chromosome 3, UMN_Dpol_1.0, whole genome shotgun sequence genome:
TTGATACCGATGTAGCGTAATAAATCagtaaatattcatatataagGACATTCTTGGGTACAAAACATTATAAttcttttgataaaaaatataattcagccaaacaattaaatcttttttttttgattGATAACAAACAATGCTTTTTACATATTCGAgctgttaaaaaatataataaaagtgtGTGCTTGTGTGCATGTTTAGCATCAAACTTTCAAAGCTGGTGAAGCTGCTGGCGTTGTGGATATTGTGTTCGCCGAGCGACTTTCGATGCAGTCGAGCTTAAGTCATAGGTTTTGACCTACGCTGTATTTGTAAATCTTGCAGAGTGTAGCCGAAAAAGTACATAACGTAATACAAAAAGCTGCAATGGCATAATACTTTATTCCAAGCAATGGAACGTTACTTTTGTTGCGAAGTGCGTACGTTTACATGTATGTACTGAATATACTAACATCAATTACATGCCTCGAATAATTGAATGCACGTGTTTGGTGAAGCGCATTACTTTCACGAAaggaatatataaaatatataaaaatatatatatatatataatataaaaaattatatatatatatatatatatatatatatatatatatatatatatatatatatatatatatatatatatataataatatatatatatattttattttttttccactCACCGCGAAAGGTTTTATCAcgtatctaatatatatatattagacatggtaattgatactgaacttctcttatgacaatatggtcaatctcaactatgcatggccccattgccaaccttggggcgcccctaggtcaaacatgcggcgtggggatacgcgtcggcttctgccgcgccatttctagtttataaataattttgcaagGCTGGATTTTTCCGATTACCACTTATCAAGTACTTGTTTACTTGCCCAACATAAACTTCCTTTTAGCACCGCTATGATTGTCGTATATGATTCCTTAAAACGAATTTATTAAATAGCAAAACACCATATACAAGTACATATGTATTGATTGTATTACTTAAATCAATCATAAGTTGGTGTTCAGCATACATGAGATTGTACTTTAATTAGTTAATTTAGGTTTTCTTTACGAAATAAGAAGCTTAATCTCAGATAATGAATACTCAGCTCATGAAATTGTTACATTTAACGCGAAAGCATATTTAATATGGTGATGATTTAATAGTGTTCTGTAATAAAGTTCCGTACTAGTTTAACTTGTTCAATCTAATTGAAGGATCGCTtgtgaaaaaagtatatacaaaaatatgtcaCATATTTTGCATTACAAAATACAATAATACTCTCAATTTTTTTTGACGTGTGTGGGTTTTCTATCTTAAAAATATGACGCAATTAATGGTAAACCAGTTGTGGGGTATAAAAGTGATCTTGGAGACATTGCAGTTTCTTAATTTGTATTGAACTACACGATGCTGTTGACAATTATACTCGTCGTcggtaaatatattttattcagatATATAGTAATCCTGCGAGGTTTATTAAAATTTGGTGGATAGTAGTATTATATGGACGGCACGTTCTTACAGATATTTGATAACACGCGTGCTTATTGTACTTATCAACATATCAAATATGATAACATTATTCAGTGGATGAAATGGGGTTTTTTAATTGGCAAACAGTTTACACATTCTGGAATATACATTACTATGGTATTAGTTTAGTATAATTAATACGCATTCGTCAAACGATACTCGCATTACTTTCAAATTTAGTTCGTTGGTCATTGGATTTAGAAAATATTCTGTTTTAGTctgctaaatatatatatatatatatatatatatatagtataatgAATAAGTATCAGAACCGTACATCCACAAACAAAAAGTATACCTTTCAAATATGTCTTTATTTATGGTGTTACACACCAAAGAGAAATTAAGTTATAGACGAATTACATTCAATTCGAAAAAAAAGAACGTGTGGCTCGCATATACTTATGCCCCTTTTAATATGGTTAATTGACATATACATATTTAGCATCGTGTAGTGAATGTATCGCAATTcttttttttccaggttttgctGACTGCCAAGCTGCGTTTTTGACGTGTTTTCATCCGCGGACAAGAAGTTTGGTCTCGTACGACAACGAGATATACATGTGCGCAGAAGGTAGTACTAAACGAACCAAATCcaaaatgcatgtgtataatgtCTACCTATAATGTATTAATATCTAAATACAACACACATTCACGAATACCtcatttaaagtaatatttataaCTTTTATATAGAGAACATGTATCTACAAATCTTAATTCATTGACAGGTATAGTTGTACCAAAAACGACAACGATACCAACGACAACCCTTCTTTCGTCGCATACGGCCGCACCTCAACCAAGCAACGCCATTCTTCCGCCTTTTTTAAAGCGCATGTGCGAACTTGATAAAGATCTGCCAGAAGGTTACAAGTGTTGCGGTTACATTCCTTTCCAACCGGATTTTCAAACGTGTTGTGGAATTACGATGACGAAAACTGTCGTGCATTCTGGAAAACCTGACAAGGATTACACGTAAGTAgacttcattaaaaaaagttaaatgaaatatgtatatatgaaTTAATTGGACAAAATACGAATACTATCTACAATTGTTGATTGAATTGTGCTTCTATTTGCGCGTTCAGTATCTCTTGCTGTAATTGTTGAGTTTTGAAATTAAAACCAAAATTATTATTCAAAGAAAGTTAATATGGGTTATGTTTTCGATAGAAAATATCATCACGTATAATGATACTTAAAAACTTTAAACAGATGTTGCAGAGAGAATATTTCAAGGGCCTTCACAAGAAATGATCTACCGTGTTTGTATCACCCAGCGACCAACGATAAGTTTTGGAACGCACCTAGAGTAACCAAATTGTGGAAATCAAAAAGACTTATGCAAGAGGCCTGTCGAACGAACACTGGTATGTACTTTATATGGTTCATTCATTTATTATTCAAGGTGTTCAATTTGTATTGACTATGCCATACGCCGCATGTATATatggaatatatttaaaaaataaagctcAAGTTGCGTAATCAGACGTGAAGTCTTGTTCAGAGATTGCAAGTTAAGCTAATCGCTGAcaaaagatgtattttatttgagaaGTATTTATTTCTGTCATCTTTGACTGTTACATGtaagaaaaatatcattttaaactattatgttcatataaataattaatcCTTTAAAAACGACAGTAATGTAGGTACGTCTGTTGTATGTATCGTACTTTTTCTGGTGTTTCAGCATATTTTGGCAAAGTGGAATTCTTCAACAAAACTTCAATTATGAATTCAGACCTGAACATTCGTTTAAACGAGCTTGACTTTAAATCTCCAACTTCACAAATTCAACAAACGGTAGTGAGCCTGTATATCGAAAAGGATCGCCACAGTCCAAAACCATCAAAACTTGATGGGAAATACTTTTTGATTGTAACAGAAAGAAAGCAGCCCACAGAAACCCCACCCTACATTAACGTGAAGAATGACGCTGTTTATAAGCTTGCAAAATCGCGTAAACGTGCATGGAAGAAAATACGTCAACTAGTTAAGCAATGCAATCGGCTAAGAGGTGCAAAATAGTTCACACACGCCCAATCCTAGCTAACGATGATTTAAACCGGGGTCCGGAAGCATAATAATATGGTTGATGGTACACGAAATGCTATTGTGGGTTTCCGGATGTATTATAAATAAGATCAGGGTACTCCGACTATCATGCGAGATAAGGATGAACGATTTAGAGGTTCGCCTATAAACACGGGAAGTAAAAGATACTCAATCGCTGGGTAGCCGTACGATGACGCGACAAAAACTCAACAAAGAATTGATACTTGTATTGACAATAGACCTGTTGTGTTGTATTGACAATGGACCTGCTGCGTTGTATTGACAATAGATCTGCTCGTTATCACGATGTTATACTAAAGCTATATATTTCTAATCCGCTTAcatgtgatttatttttttataataattgttgaAAGATTTCATTTGTCCAGTTGCcattaaaataagttaaataacaaaataatacatatttaaaacatgattCGTTATGCTAAGTATTTAACTTCTAAATAGAAGGAATCCGTAAAATATAAATGATTGTCGGGTTGATGATATCGATTGTGaatatattttatcattgatCAAAATAAAACTGTATGCGACGGAGCATATTCATGAGAACAAATATTTGTTGAATTACCGAAAAGCTATATATATTGACTGCTGTTTATCGTTAGGTTACATTAAACGGAAGCAGTCACACTATCATAAGAATGTATTTGTTACCGATATAAAAGTATCTTACTTTGCAAAAATATTTCTGCGTGAAAGgattattatgattaaaaaagGGCAAGCAATTGCATAAATTTAGGGCAAAAATGGTGTTGCTAGTATCCTTGATTACTCTCAGAATTTCAAAAGGAAGATATACGTTAGTGATTTGAGTAACGAGGCACGTTTTGATATCTACCAATGGTACGTAAGTTAATGGAAATTACAACGGAATTTCCCTGCACTGACTTTAACTACTGGCAACTCTACCAAAGGTATATAGCTCAATGAAAATAACAACGGAATCCCCCTGCACTGAATTTAACTACGGGCAACTCTACCAAGGGTATATTGCTCAATGGAAATAACAACGAAATTTCCCTGCACTGATTTTAACTACAGGCAACTCTACCAAAGGTATATAGCTCAAGGGAAACTACAACGGAATTTCCCTGGACTGAATTAAACTACTGGCAACTCTACCAAGGGTACATAGCTCAATGGAAACTACAACGACATTTCCATGGACTGAATTTAACGACTGGCAACTCCTTAACTGGCCGATAATTTTAATGGTTGTTTATCTAGTGTAAATGCATAAATACATGCGTGTTAAAACACCATATAAGAATACTACCGTACCCATGTATTGAGATTTGGATAATATTCTAACTTATACAATAATCAGGAACATGACAAACCGCATAACGCGTAGATTTACATTAAtgtataattctgtcaaaatgtattGATTTCGTCGGGCTTCAAATAAAACTATCCACTGCCACCTGTCGAAGAAACGAGACTTTACGACTGGTGCAAAATGTTGCAAATATAATTTGGTATCTGAACACGTTTTCCCGTTTGTATACACCCAGTAATGAAACGGACACGTGATGTATGCGAACATTATATTGGTCTTGATTAAGAAGTACAAAAAGAGCGGATGGAAAATAAAGTCCCCCAGAATGACGTCGTGAATATACGTGAAGAGACTTAAAGAAATGAAACACACACTCGAAACTTATGGAAAGTAATATTGCACGAAAAcctaataataaaaaatgtgttatcaaatattgtttaagaaGTTAAGAAAAGCCGATAACACcacgtgtttttatttaatttctggAAAAAAGAGAGAAAATATCGGAAAAACTGACGAATTAATATAATCTTAGAAATACACCAAATATAACGAACATTATGGGATGCTTAACTATGAAAAGTTTCCCTACAGTTTACGAACGAACAGACCGTTTTTCTGTACAAATAGCAATATATTTAGCGTCTTTGTAAATACATTAATTCAATATGTCACTATACGCTGAGTATACTTCTTTATATGATGTGTTTACTTCTTTAAATGAAGTTGTTATTCCTTTATATCATGTGGATACTCCTTGATATGATGTGGTTACTTCGTCATATGGTGTTGTTAGTTCTTAATGTGATATGGATACTTCTTGATATGATGTTTAtacttctttatattttgtggCTACCTCTTTATTAGGTGTAGTGTATACGAAGTTTTGATACGATAAGGTTACTTCTTTATATAGTGTTGTTACTTCTTTATATCGTGTGGTAACTTCATTATATAATGTGGATACTTCATTATATGATGAGGATACTTCTTTATATCatgtggatacttctgtatatgaTTTGCATGCTTCTTTATATGATATTCTTACTTCTTTACATGATGTTCTCACTTCTTTGTATGATAAGGATATGTTTTAATAGGTTAAGGGTACATCTCGATATGATGTGATTACTTTTTAATATGGTGGGGATACGTCTTTACATGTGTTGGCTCTTGTTTATATGATGGCGTTTCTTTACTTAATGATGTCGATTTTTCTCTGTATATGGCGCTGTTACTTCTTTATAATTTATAGTGTTTTACATCTTTCTATAGAGTGGTCTTTGTATATATGATGTGAATACCTTTTACATGATGTGGTTATTTCTTTATATTATGTGAGAACTTCATTATATATGGTGTGGTTACTTCGTTTTATTGAGTGATTAGGTCGAGTGATGCActgattttttttctaatgaaGTCGACTAAAATGTCTATATTGCctgattattaatatattttgtggAAATGCCATGGAGCGGCATCACTTCCTTAAAATGAGAAAACTGTTACCTGTTGTGATAGAGCCGTTAATAGATGTTCATTCTTCAATATTGTTCGGTATATTGATATTATGCGCTGCCTATTGATCATTAATGGATATTCATAATGTGTTAAATAATGCTAGTTTTCACGTATCCTTTGCATATGTATCGCTACATGATGATCATTTTCAAATATGCTAGTTTGATATTATACGCTGCTTATTTACCATTAAATCATTTTCGTTTTCCATTGTACGATGTTAACTTGAAATAGTATGTTGACATTTATTTCACACACACACCGTGTCAATTAAGCCCCCAAGTACCGGTCTCCCCCAACTAATCTTTGCAAGCAAGTAGACACGCTGACCCAGCTCCAGGCTAAAAATCACCCCTAAAGCTTGCGTAGAACAGACGTTTCATTTCAAGACAACATACATATGTTGTAGGTTAACAACTGTCTGTACGAATTAAATACTTGATATCCGGATTAATTTGCTTTGATTATGCAAAAAATACACATACTTTTAAAAGCTTACAGTAACTATGATTGACAATCAGAATAATGCAAAGTTACGCATCGACATATCAAGGGTATATTTTTCGAAAAGTATGCGAATCTATATTGATTGTACGACCCATAATTCACAATCATATAACAGTATTAACTTTACAGTACAGTCAAAcaagtgtatttcatattgcaAACAACGATACACCAAACATATTGTCAGGAAAAACATTTTGTTATCATCTACTACTTTCGCAAGagaacaacaacaataaacaaaacatgaTCAAAACTTAATGGGAAGTTCttcatgtaatttctgatcatcaCAGAAAATCATCAGCCAAAGGTAACGCCGTCCGACATTACCGAGAGCAGGGCCGGATTAAGTtgttttggggcccaaggctgcacatgTCACGGGGGCCCCTTTCCCTTtggtccccttctgtatattgaaaatcatacttcATACTACAACAACAAAGATAAGAAAACTTGCATTTGTACACAGTTGTTGACAGTTGCATTCTTAATATAGCAAAACAAGTTAACcaatgtataactattttattaactgaacttaacacacatgttacatgtaacagaGTCCAGCCTATAAGTCTCTTCTACGACACTTAAGCTGGCCAAAGTCATCGATCAGCTATATAAAGTCTAGTTCTCGGACGACTTGAAATTCAATAAACAATAGTCCCAATGCTGTCAACCTTTCCTGAAACATTGTGTTCCTCGGTTCATTTTTTCACACGTGATAATGTTGAAAATTACCTCTCACTTTGAAAGTTATTAACTGGAATTGTTAAGTATATTCGTACAGCGATGGCAAAGATTGCAAAAGTTGGCTGTAGTTAATCCCCATCTAACTCAAGCAGTCCATTCATGTGGGTAATGGTTCTGTCTTGGTTCGCTTCTAAGATGGCTTTGAACTGAACCAACTCGTCAACAAAAGACGCCTCAATGTCATCTGGATAAGACTCCACAAGATGCGTTGCACATTTCTGTAGATCATCCAAGGTGAGAGACTCAAAGTCTGTCATGAAACCAAACAGTTTGTGAAGACCAGAACATGCGTTCAACCGCTTGCAAAGTTCAACAATGAGACACTCAACCATGCCGTAGCATGTGCGAATTCAAAAATTGTCGCGTGCACTTAGCTCCGAATTCGCATCTGGTGTCACACTCTTGTCACGAAATAGTTCCCGCCGTTTCTTAAGCTTATTAGCATCCTTACATTCCTTTTATTGCAACAAACGCTTTGGCCTTCTCTTCAAGTCGTCAAACGTGTCCAGATGTTGTAatgaccatacgggcaagtcGATTAATATACAGAGAAACTAATGGTATTGATGTATTGAATGGACATACAACTCAGAAACAAAACGatagcatagtaaatcaaagcgaactGTAGGGCTTGCAATTGGATATACATCGGGAAACTGGTAAAATCACACAGGCAATTTCTACTGCAATCCCGATATTGCGAAATAGAGAAAATTAAAAttcgggggcccaaggctgcagccttgctAGCCTAGTGCTTAATCCGGCCCTAACTGTAAGGAATTACACAGTGTCAAAATTGCAAAGACGTACATTTCAGAAGGTACATAAATTAATTAAGCTCTTCAAGCGACTGTAAAAATGAAAAGTGTTAGCACGCACGAAAACCTAGGTTATCAAATTTCAAACTGACAGGTTAACTGAATCATGTTGGAGTGGTTTCTGGTCCTTAAAATGAAAGTCTCAGTGACGCCAATGAGATACTACATAGATATTTTTCAGTTACACAATGCGatgtatattttataaagaaCAAAGGACAAATGCTGTGTGTTTGTAAGcgttttttaacaacaaacaatttcTTATAAAACAGTTTGGCAATATATTACACACTTATACAACAAATAAGACGAATTCCTACTTTATTTATGGTAAAGTATTTGAAAATATCATTCACTTTGTATGTATGAAAACTCCAGATAATGGAACATTAGGACGTGACAAATAGGCTTTCGATTTAAACGAAATCTACTGTTGTAAAATGTTCGCGTAAATGCATGCAACGTGGTATGAAAGACACATACACGATTGGCAGTTGTGCAATTTTGCGAATCTGCACACATGTTTTGAAAGAATCGTAGCGAGTATTTTATTGACCATTACAAACGTCGTTTTCATGACAATGATGTTTAATAGTTTAACCTGTTTAACGTTTTTCATTTGTAAACTTCCTTATTTACTTCAATCGCAGCTAGTATTCGTTTGTCAAATTCTAAGTTTCAAATACGTGTACTATTTAAAACGTAATTTTTTCAGTGAAGTTATAAATTCTCACAGGAAGAAGAACCATGATATGAATTACTGTATATAAGAGCCAGTTAAGATAAACGTTAtagttcaacaaaataaaaccatAATCGAAAGAGCATATACTAGAGTAATATCCATCCATACACAATAACAGTAACTGTATTGTGGAGAAGTTTTGTGATGAGTGTAACGAGTGCTTGTAATCTCGCGTCAACATAGTAAGCTTGCAATCTAAATACCGAAATGATGTTTCTTATCGTGTCAACTTGTTTCTAGATTATGTAACAATCCAATATTTTTGTCTACGACGATACAAATAATATGTATCCTCAATAATACCCATTTTTGGTTATGTATCGGTAAAACACAAGAAAGCCAGAGTTCAAGCCTTCATTTACGATGAGACCACGCGAATACATATGTGTTCATATGAGTGAGGGTTATCACGAACCTCTCTACCATGGGTTTTGCCGATAGGTTTTCCAAGTGAGTTTGCCCTTTCATATGGTTTTCAATTTTCTGGTGGATAATTAGAATCCGACAAATGACATACCACTTTATAATCCATACGGAGCAAAACATGTGTtcataatataaacacattataagCATGATTGCGTTTTAATACATGTTCACATTCTATGTGCGTTGTGCTCATATACGAGTGTTAAACTTGTcaagttgtgtaaatatataaaagaagcatttgtaattcgcaattcatttatcaataataccatATAACCGGTATCACCTACTaatctttttgtcattatatgtttagaaaatttactatatgcattttcttcatttgtattttttgtgtgttttatatatatatttgttttcaacttGAATGTAATG
Encoded proteins:
- the LOC127875283 gene encoding uncharacterized protein LOC127875283, coding for MLLTIILVVGFADCQAAFLTCFHPRTRSLVSYDNEIYMCAEGIVVPKTTTIPTTTLLSSHTAAPQPSNAILPPFLKRMCELDKDLPEGYKCCGYIPFQPDFQTCCGITMTKTVVHSGKPDKDYTCCRENISRAFTRNDLPCLYHPATNDKFWNAPRVTKLWKSKRLMQEACRTNTAYFGKVEFFNKTSIMNSDLNIRLNELDFKSPTSQIQQTVVSLYIEKDRHSPKPSKLDGKYFLIVTERKQPTETPPYINVKNDAVYKLAKSRKRAWKKIRQLVKQCNRLRGAK